The Flavobacterium commune genome contains the following window.
CCAAAATCCTTAGATCAATTGCCTCCATTTGAAGATTATTCGATGAAAGGCAGAACGTATCGATACATGAACGAAGATCCGATGTATCCGTTTGGTTTTGGATTAAGTTACACCACTTTTTCTTATGGAGACATAAAAGTGTTTTCAGATAAAATTTCGAGAAAGGACAATCTTCGCATTTTCGTAAAAGTAACTAATACAGGTAAAGTGAAAGCAGATGAAGTAGTACAATTGTATATTTCGGATTTGGTTGCATCAGTAGATGTGCCTAATTTTCAGCTTGCCAATATGAAAAGAATTACTTTGGAACCCGGCGAAGTAAAAGAGGTTGAATTCACTTTGACTCCTGAAGCATTCGAAATGGTTAATAATAAAGGTAATCGGGTTATGGAAGCAGGAGATTTCAAAATTTATGTGGGAGGATCCAGTCCAATGAAAAGAAGTTTTGAATTAGGTGCGCCTAAAATGTCTGAAGTTATAATTAATGTGAAATAGTAAATAGGGCTTTGAATTGCCTCCAGCTTTAGTTGGAGTAAAATAAATATGAAATCGGCTTTAGCTAAAAGAAAAATAATTTTGGCTAAAGCCAATGAATTCAATTCTTAATTCTATTTCTCCAGCTAAAGCTGGAGGCAATTCAAAGCTTTTATAAAAATAAAAACATACAAAATGAATAAATTAAAAAATGCATTAATTGTTCTGCTTTTCATTCCATCTAATATGATTCTTTCTCAAATTAAACTTCCTAAACTAATTAGTGATGGGGTTGTTTTGCAAAGAAATGAAAAAGTAAAAATTTGGGGATGGGCTTCACCAAAGGAAAAAATCAAGTTAGAATTCAAATCCAAAGTGTATTTTACAGAAGCGGATCAAGAAGGAAATTGGAATATTATTTTGCAGGCTGAAAAAGCAGGAGGACCTTACCAAATGGCTCTTAAGGCTAGTAATGAAATTGTAATCAAAGATATTCTATTTGGCGATGTTTGGATTTGTTCGGGACAGTCAAATATGGAACTTCCTATGGAACGCCTCAAAGAAAAGTATGGAGAGGTGATTAAAAACGCAAAAAATGCCAATATTAGACATTTTTTAGTGCCAGATAAATACAATTTTCAAAAAGAGCAAGCCGATTTAGATTCGGGAAATTGGATTTCTGCAAGTCCTGAAACGGTGCTTAATTTTTCAGGAGTAGCCTATTTTTTTGCTAAAAATATTTATGAGAAACATCAGGTTCCTATTGGGTTAATTAATTCAGCATTAGGAGGTTCTCCTATAGAAGCTTGGTTGAGTGACACTGCACTCACTGCTTTTCCGGAGGCTTACAACGAAGCTCAAAAATTCAAGAGCAATGATTATATCAAGGAAATTGAAACCGCCGATAAAAAACGAAATGAAGAATGGTATCAATTATTGAATGCAAATGATGAAGGGGTAAAGAATAACTGGAATTTAGCAGGAATAGATGATGGAAACTGGGAACAAATGTCTATTCCTGGATTCTGGAATCGTCAGTCTATTGGAAATGTCAATGGGGCAGTTTGGTTTAGAAAAGAAATACAAATCCCTAAATCGATGGTAGGAAAGCCAGCTAAATTGTTCATGGGATGTATTGTTGATCAGGATTTTGTTTATGTCAATGATGAATTAGTAGGTACTACTGGTTATCAATATCCGCCACGCAGATATACCGTAAAACCAACTGTTTTGAAAGAAGGAAAGAATGTTATTTCGATAAGAGTGATTAATAATTCCGGACAGGGAGGATTTGTATTGGACAAACCTTATTATTTGGCGGTAGATAAAGATACTATCGATTTAAAAGGATTGTGGAAATACAAATTGGGAGCAACAATGAAGCCGTTAAGAGGAGAGACCTTTATTCGCTGGAAACCAGAAGGTTTGTTTAATGCTATGATTGCTCCCTTAACTAATTTAAAAATTAAAGGGGTTTTATGGTATCAAGGCGAATCAAATTCAGGAAATCCTAAATTATATGCTAAAGCTTTACCAGCATTAATACAGGATTGGAGAACAAAATGGGGACAGGGTAATTTTCCTTTTCTTTTTGTTCAATTGCCTAATTATATGGAAACTTTTTCAGAACCTAGAGAAAGCAATTGGGCGGCTTTAAGACAAGCTCAGTTAGAAACATTAAGCGTGCCTAATACAGCTATGGCAGTAACGATTGATTTGGGAGAGTGGAACGATATTCATCCTTTAAATAAAGAAGATGTGGGGAAACGCTTGTCTTTATTGGCTCGAAAGTTAGCCTATGGAGAGCGTAAATTACAAGCTTCAAGCCCGATGCCAAATACTTCTGTTTTTGAAAAAGATAAAGCTATTATTTCTTTCAAAAATAGTGGAGGAGGACTAATTGTAAAAAAAGGAACTGAATTAAAATCTTTTGCTATTTCAGATGATGGCAAAAATTTTGTCTGGGCAAAGGCTAAAATAATTGGTAATAACGTAGAAGTCTGGAATGAAAAAATAAGCAATCCCACAATCGTTCGATATGCCTGGGATAACAATCCAGAAGATGCTAATTTATTTTCGAAAGAAGGATTACCGGCTACACCTTTTGAAGTGAAAAAGAAATAATCAAAAAACCACGTTAGCAGACATTATGCTTAACGTGGTTTCTTTTTTAGATTCTTTTAGAAGATTCCCGAACCAGTACTTCGGTATTTAGAAAAGTGATTTCTTTGACTTCATCTTTTTTATTCGATTTTATGTTTTTTAGTATAATCTCAGCTGATGCTTTTCCCATTTTGGCAGCGGGATGCGTAATGGTGGATAAATTAGGATCTATAATTTGTGAGATAGGGTCATTATTAAAACCGATTATAGCTAATTCTTCAGGGATTTTAATGCCTCTTTTTTTTGCTGTTTGAATAGCACTAACAGCTATAATATCTCCGGAAGCAAAAATTCCATCCGGACGAAGTTCTAAATCAAATAATTTGTTACTGGCTTTAGCTCCTTCTTCGTAGGTAACTGTTTTTAGATTGACTATTAATTCTTCGATTAAAGGTAAATTGTGGTCTTTTAAAGCATCAAGATAACCTCTTTTTCTTTCGCTGTACAAATTACCAAATTCAGATCCGGCGGTAAGATGGGCAATACGGGTGCAACCTTGTTCAATAAGATGTTTTGTAGCCTTGTAACCGGCTGCATAGTTATCAATGATAACCCGGAACGTATTAAAATCTTTGGGTACACGGTCAACAAAAACTAAAGGAATATTGTTGCTCACAAATTGTTGAAAGTGCGAAGTGTCACGTGTTTCCATTGCAAGTGAGCTAATTACACCACTTACTCTACTGCTGTATAAAGACTTTGCTAAACTGACTTCTTCTTCGTAAGAGTCATGTGATTGCATAATAATTACGTTGTATCCTGATTTTTGAGCCGTAATTTCAATACCACTAATTAATGAAGAAAGGAAAGGTTGGGTAACGGTGGGTATTAGAACACCAATTGTATTGGTTTTGTTACCACGAAGTCCTGCTGCCAAAGTATTGGGGACATAACCCATTTCTTCGGCGGTTTTTTTTACTTTCTTTATCGTTTTATCGCTAATTGACGGATGATCTTTTAACGCTCTCGAAATGGTAGAGGTTGCAAGATTCAGTTTTTCAGCGATATCATAAATGGTAATATCTTTATTTTCTTCCATAAACTAAAACGTGTGAATCACAAATATATACATTTTCGAGTAATTGTCTTTGTCGTTTTTTAGGAATATTTCTAGCTTGTGACAATGTTAGCCTGAGGTGAATACAAATAGTAATTTAAACAAAAATATTTTGATGCGTTTGGATAGGTTCAAAAAGAGCTAAGAATAAGTGATTTGTTTTAAGGTGTGGAAAAAATGTTCTATTTATGTTAAGCTGTTCTGGTAGTCAGCCGCGGAGGAGACTCGAACCTGTGTCTGCCGTGGCGGATATGAGCTTGACGAATTATAAGTTTTTGATAATGTTTTTAATAAATTCTCGTCCTATTCCTGTTTTAAAATATTTTTCTCTTTTCATTGCCTCAGATTTAGAATTGAAAAATTCAATATGAATTATAATCCATGGTCTGTATTTGATGGTATGTCCTTTTGTTGCTAAATGATTGTGAGATTTGAAACGTTCAATAATGTTGGAAGTGTATCCAGTGTAGTGCTGATTAAATTTTCCAGAATTATAGAATTTAGACTACGAATTCATCCATATAGATATTTTTTAAACAAAAAAAAACACCAGCTTTTCAGTGGTGTTTTCTTAGTAGTCAGCCGCGGCGGAGACTCGAAGCTGTGTCCGCCGTGGCGGATATGAGCTTGACGAGTTATAAGTTTTTGATAATGTTTTTAATAAATTCTCGTCCTATTCCTGTTTTAAAATATTTTTCTCTTTTCATTGCCTCAGATTTAGAATTGAAAAATTCAATATGAATTATAATCCATGGTCTGTATTTGATGGTATGTCCTTTTGTTGCTAAATGATTGTGAGATTTGAAGCGGTCGATAACATTGGAAGTGTATCCAGTGTAGTGCTGATTGAAGTTTTCAGAAAACAGAATATAAACTACAAATTCATCCATATGTTTTTATTGATAAATATAAATAAAAAAGCCTCATATTTCTATGAAGCTTTTCTAGTAGCGGGAACAGGACTCGAACCTGTGACCTTCGGGTTATGAGCCCGACGAGCTGCCTACTGCTCTATCCCGCGATGTATTTTCAATATATTTTTAGAACCTGTGTCCGCCTTGGCGGATATGAGCTCTTTGATTTGCCTACTGCTCTATCCCGCGATGTGCGTTTTGTAATCTCAATAAGGCTATCTTAGTAGCGGGAACAGGACTCGAACCTGTGACCTTCGGGTTATGAGCCCGACGAGCTGCCTACTGCTCTATCCCGCGATATATTTTCAATTTGTCAATTTCTGAACCTGTGTCCGCCATGGCGGATATGAGCCATCTGATTTGGATAATGTTTTATCCCGCGATGTTTCGGGTGCAAATATACAAATAAATTCGACATATACAATGCCGAATTTTAAAAAATGTTTTATTTCGTCTATTGGCTTGATATGACTACCTTTGCAGCATTAAATTATAAGAAAATGACACATAAAGCTGGTTTTGTAAATATTATAGGGAATCCAAATGTAGGGAAATCAACCTTGATGAATGCCTTTGTAGGAGAGCGATTGTCTATTATAACGTCAAAAGCGCAAACTACCCGTCATAGAATTCTGGGGATTGTAAACGGTGACGATTTTCAAATGGTACTTTCGGATACGCCCGGAATTATCAAACCTGCTTATGAAATGCAGGAATCGATGATGGATTTTGTGAAATCGGCTTTTGAAGATGCTGATGTGTTGATTTATATGGTCGAAATAGGAGAGCAGGAATTGAAAGATGAAGCTTTTTTTAATAAAATTATTCATTCTAAGATTCCGGTTTTGTTGTTGTTGAATAAGATTGATAATTCTAATCAGGAGCAATTAGAGCAGCAAGTGGCTTTCTGGACTGAGAAAGTGCCGAATGCAGAAATTTACCCCATTTCGGCTTTACAAAACTTTAATGTACCGGAAGTTTTTCAAAGAATTATTTCGTTATTACCGGATTCACCGCCTTATTATCCAAAAGACCAATTGACCGATAAACCGGAACGTTTTTTTGTGAATGAGATTATTCGCGAAAAAATCTTGTTGAATTACAGCAAAGAAATTCCGTATGCTGTAGAAATTGTAACGGAAGAGTTTGTTGAAACGGATACTATTATTCGTATTCGTTCGCTGATTATGGTCGAAAGAGATACTCAAAAAGGTATTGTTATTGGTCATAAAGGAGCGGCTTTGAAGAAAGTAGGAATGGATGCCCGTGTGGATTTAGAGAAATTTTTCGGAAAACAAATTCACATTGAATTGTATGTGAAGGTCAATAAAAACTGGAGAAGCAACGCTAATATGTTGAAGCGTTTTGGTTATAACCAGTAATCAGTGGTCAGTCCCGAAGCTTCGGGAGTAGTAATCAGTTTTCGCATTTTAATAACTGAATACTTAATGCTGAATACTGCAAACTAAAGTGTACCTTTGCAAAAAATTAAAACACCGCATTTTGGATTTGTTAAACTAATGTGATTTAGTCTGCAAAATCTAAAATATATCCCGATAGCTATCGGGACTGAAATTTAAAATTCAAAAAAATGAATAACATTGTTGCGATAGTAGGAAGACCTAATGTAGGGAAATCAACCCTTTTTAATAGGCTGATACAAAGAAGAGAAGCTATTGTAGATTCAGTATCTGGGGTTACCCGTGATAGAAACTATGGTAAAAGCGAGTGGAACGGAAAAGAGTTTTCTGTAATTGATACCGGAGGATACGTTCGCGGATCAGATGACGTATTTGAAGGGGAAATTCGCAAACAAGTCGAATTGGCTATCGATGAAGCCGATGTTATCATTTTTGTGGTGGATGTAGAAGAGGGGATTACCCCAATGGATGAAACGGTGGCTAAATTGTTGCGTAAAGTAACTAAGCCGGTTTTGTTAGCAGTAAATAAGGTTGATAACGCTATGCGTGAGAAGGATGCTGTGGAATTTTACAACCTTGGTTTAGGAGATTATTACACTTTTGCCAGTATTTCCGGAAGTGGAACTGGGGATTTATTGGATGCTTTAATCGATGCTTTTCCTGAAAAACCGGAACCTGTTCAGGAAGAAGTGATTTTACCACGTTTTGCAGTTGTAGGACGTCCTAATGCTGGTAAATCTAGTTTTATAAACGCACTTATTGGCAAAGACCGTTTTATGGTTACGGATATTGCAGGAACAACCCGTGATGCTATTGATACTAAATTTGATCGTTTTGGTTTCGAATTTAACTTAGTGGATACAGCGGGAATTCGTAGAAAAGCGAAGGTTAAGGAAGATTTAGAATTTTACTCGGTAATGCGTTCGGTACGTGCTATTGAGCATGCTGATATTTGTATTCTGGTTATTGATGCGACTCGTGGATTTGAAGGACAAGATCAAAGTATTTTTTGGTTGGCTGAAAAAAACCGTAAAGGAGTCGTGATCTTAGTAAATAAATGGGATTTGGTTGAAAAAGATACCATGTCAACCCGTGATTACGAAGAGAAGATTAAGAAAGAATTAATGCCTTTTACAGATGTGCCTATTCTTTTTGTTTCTGCATTGACTAAACAACGTTTGTTGAAAGCACTAGAAGCTACGGTAAAAGTGTATGAAAACAGACAACAACGTATTCCAACTTCAAAATTCAACGAATTCATGTTGAAAGTAATTGAAGCTTATCCGCCACCAGCGACTAAAGGAAAATATGTGAAAATTAAATATTGCATGCAGTTGCCATCGCCAACGCCTCAGTTTGTGTTTTTTGCTAACTTGCCGCAGTATGTAAAAGAACCGTACAAGCGTTACCTTGAAAATAAAATTAGAGAAAATTGGGATTTCTCAGGTGTTCCAATAGATATCTATATTAGAGAGAAATAATAGAAAAGTCCCGTTCCGAACAATCGGAATTGGGACTTTTTTTTGGAATAAAATGATTAAGAATTTAATTGTCTTCTTCGTCTTCCAGCGTGTCCATAGGATAATCTTCGTACCAATCTTTAAATGTTTTATTGGTTTTGTATTTATCCGTGAGTACGCAGTACGTCATGTAAGGGATCAAAATTACACCTATAAGATGTAAAGTCATTATAATTCTCAAATCAACATTAGTTTGATTGAGACCAGCAAATACAAATACATAAGCCGTTGTAAACCATACCAGTTTGATAGCAAAATTTTTCATAGCCCCATTTTCTCTTAAAGTTACGATTTTTAAATGGAAAAAAAGGGTTAAATATCTATTAATCAAACACTTGGTTTTGTTGTTTGGGGTTGTGAAATCTTGAAATCAAAATTTATAGCAAATATTGCATCACTCAAATTTGTATTAAGCATATCTAAAAGGATAAGGTACAAACTTACATCAGTAGATCTTTTTAATACTTTGAAAAATTCACATAAAAACAATAAGAGGATGTTTGGGAATTACTTTTCAGACGGTATTTTTTGTTTTCGGATATAAGTATCAAAGCTGTAATCGTAGAGGTGTTTTTCGTCTTTGGGCTGAAAATCACTATTGATTAATTCCCAGTCTTCCAATTTAATTTCTGGGAAAAAAGCATCGGCTTCAAAGTTGTGATGCACTACCGTAAGTTCGATTTTATCTGAAAAAGGCATGGCTAGCTGATAAATCTCGCCTCCGCCAATAATGAAAGATTCTTCTCCTTCCGGGCATTTTTCAATGGCTTTTTCGATACTATCTACAATAATACAACCTTCGGCTTTGTAATTCGTCTGACGTGTAATTATAATGTGTGTGCGATTAGGTAATGGTTTTGGGAAGCTTTCAAAAGTTTTTCTTCCCATGATAATATGATGTCCTGTTGTCAGGCTTTTGAATCTTTTAAAATCGTTAGGTAAATGCCAAATCAATTGGTTGTCTTTTCCCAATGCCTTGTTTTGGGCAGCGGCAGCAATCATTGTAATCATTAGTTTTTATTTTGTAGAGGATTCTTCGTTGATTTGGTCGTTTAATTCGGCTATCTTTTTTTCCTGTAGGGCAATTAATCGGTCAATTTGTTCTTTTTCCCAATTTTTACTCATAAAACGATCGGTTATAAAAACTTTGATAAAGTGTAATATAAAAAGAAATAACCAGACTGTAATTAACCAAATGTGCCAATTTGCATCTTCGTTAAAGTGAAAAACTTCGGTAGATACAAATAAAAACAGGCTGGCTAAAAACAATACAACAAAATGAAAATAGACTCTTTTTTTTTGTGTTATACGTTTTCTGGCGTATTCGTACAATTCATATTGTTCGGTTTTCATAGGCTGTTTTTTTTGACTATAAAGATAAAATTTAATTTGGAAATGCCGATTTGTACTATAGAATATTTAGCTTTTAGTCTCTTGCTTTTTTGTATTTTGAAAATATAAAGCTTTTAAATTTGATGAATTGGTTTGTTTTTAACAGTTTATTGAGCATTATCCTAAAACTTACTTTTGGGTATTTATACTTCGATTAAATTGACTTACTTTGTCTCATAAATCTAAAAATGAAATAGTTATGCCAATTAAAAAACAATTTGTAAAGTCAAAACCAGTTTGTAAAGTTACATTTTCTATAGAAGCTAAAGAAGCGACTCAAGTTTCGGTTATTGGTGATTTTAATAATTGGAATCCTGAAGAAGGTGCTTTAAGCAAATTAAAAAACGGAACTTTTAAAGGAGCTTTTGATTTGAATAAAGATGCCGCTTACGAATTCAAATATTTAGTTGACGGAGAATATATCAACGAAACAGAAGCAGATTCTTTTAAATGGAATGAATTTGCAGGAACAGAAAATAGCGTTTTAGAGGTTTAATCTAAAACGCTTTTTTTTTATTCTAATAAAAAATTCCAAATTCTAATTTTATCCCGATAACTATATCGGGATTGGAATTTGGAATTTAAAATTTGGAATTTCTATAATTTTAAACCGCTACGCTCCCTTTTATGGTTTCGTGTGGTTCATAACCTACGAGGGTAAAATCACTGTAATCAAAATCAAAGATATTTTTAATCTCCGGATTTAAAATCATTTTTGGTAATGGTTTTGGTTCGCGTGATAATTGCAATTCCAATTGCTCAAAATGATTGTTATAGATGTGTGCGTCACCAAAAGTGTGGATGAATTCTCCTGGTTCTAAGTCGCATACCTGTGCAATCATCATGGTTAATAGTGCATAAGAAGCAATGTTGAATGGAACTCCCAGAAAGATGTCGGCACTTCTTTGATAAAGTTGGCAGGACAGTTTTCCATCGGCAACATAAAACTGAAAGAACGCATGACACGGAGGTAAAGCCGCTTTGTTATTGGCTACGTTTTCTTCAAATGATTTTGTTGTATCGGGTAAAACCGAAGGATTCCATGCCGAAACCAGCATTCTGCGGCTATTAGGATTGGTTTTTAATTCTTGGATTAAATCGGAAATCTGATCGATTTCTTCACTGTTCCAGTTGCGCCATTGATGTCCGTAAACTGGACCTAAATCGCCATTTTGATCTGCCCAGGCATCCCATATTTTTACATTATGTTCTTTAAGATAACCAATGTTGGTTTCGCCTTTTAAGAACCAAAGCAATTCGTAAATAATCGATTTAAGATGTAGTTTTTTGGTGGTAACCATTGGAAAACCTTCGCTTAAATCAAAACGCATTTGGTAGCCAAATACACTTTTAGTTCCGGTGCCGGTTCGGTCGCCTTTTTGGCAGCCGTTTTCCATAACATGTTTTACTAAATCTAAATATTGCTTCATTGCTTTGAATTTGCTTATTTGTTGATTTGAATGATCGAATTGACGTTTAAATTAGGATTCTCTTTTTGAAATTTCG
Protein-coding sequences here:
- a CDS encoding GIY-YIG nuclease family protein, giving the protein MDEFVVYILFSENFNQHYTGYTSNVIDRFKSHNHLATKGHTIKYRPWIIIHIEFFNSKSEAMKREKYFKTGIGREFIKNIIKNL
- a CDS encoding 2TM domain-containing protein encodes the protein MKTEQYELYEYARKRITQKKRVYFHFVVLFLASLFLFVSTEVFHFNEDANWHIWLITVWLFLFILHFIKVFITDRFMSKNWEKEQIDRLIALQEKKIAELNDQINEESSTK
- a CDS encoding LacI family DNA-binding transcriptional regulator — its product is MEENKDITIYDIAEKLNLATSTISRALKDHPSISDKTIKKVKKTAEEMGYVPNTLAAGLRGNKTNTIGVLIPTVTQPFLSSLISGIEITAQKSGYNVIIMQSHDSYEEEVSLAKSLYSSRVSGVISSLAMETRDTSHFQQFVSNNIPLVFVDRVPKDFNTFRVIIDNYAAGYKATKHLIEQGCTRIAHLTAGSEFGNLYSERKRGYLDALKDHNLPLIEELIVNLKTVTYEEGAKASNKLFDLELRPDGIFASGDIIAVSAIQTAKKRGIKIPEELAIIGFNNDPISQIIDPNLSTITHPAAKMGKASAEIILKNIKSNKKDEVKEITFLNTEVLVRESSKRI
- a CDS encoding thymidylate synthase, which encodes MKQYLDLVKHVMENGCQKGDRTGTGTKSVFGYQMRFDLSEGFPMVTTKKLHLKSIIYELLWFLKGETNIGYLKEHNVKIWDAWADQNGDLGPVYGHQWRNWNSEEIDQISDLIQELKTNPNSRRMLVSAWNPSVLPDTTKSFEENVANNKAALPPCHAFFQFYVADGKLSCQLYQRSADIFLGVPFNIASYALLTMMIAQVCDLEPGEFIHTFGDAHIYNNHFEQLELQLSREPKPLPKMILNPEIKNIFDFDYSDFTLVGYEPHETIKGSVAV
- a CDS encoding GIY-YIG nuclease family protein, producing the protein MIERFKSHNHLATKGHTIKYRPWIIIHIEFFNSKSEAMKREKYFKTGIGREFIKNIIKNL
- a CDS encoding sialate O-acetylesterase, whose protein sequence is MNKLKNALIVLLFIPSNMILSQIKLPKLISDGVVLQRNEKVKIWGWASPKEKIKLEFKSKVYFTEADQEGNWNIILQAEKAGGPYQMALKASNEIVIKDILFGDVWICSGQSNMELPMERLKEKYGEVIKNAKNANIRHFLVPDKYNFQKEQADLDSGNWISASPETVLNFSGVAYFFAKNIYEKHQVPIGLINSALGGSPIEAWLSDTALTAFPEAYNEAQKFKSNDYIKEIETADKKRNEEWYQLLNANDEGVKNNWNLAGIDDGNWEQMSIPGFWNRQSIGNVNGAVWFRKEIQIPKSMVGKPAKLFMGCIVDQDFVYVNDELVGTTGYQYPPRRYTVKPTVLKEGKNVISIRVINNSGQGGFVLDKPYYLAVDKDTIDLKGLWKYKLGATMKPLRGETFIRWKPEGLFNAMIAPLTNLKIKGVLWYQGESNSGNPKLYAKALPALIQDWRTKWGQGNFPFLFVQLPNYMETFSEPRESNWAALRQAQLETLSVPNTAMAVTIDLGEWNDIHPLNKEDVGKRLSLLARKLAYGERKLQASSPMPNTSVFEKDKAIISFKNSGGGLIVKKGTELKSFAISDDGKNFVWAKAKIIGNNVEVWNEKISNPTIVRYAWDNNPEDANLFSKEGLPATPFEVKKK
- a CDS encoding dihydrofolate reductase, with the translated sequence MITMIAAAAQNKALGKDNQLIWHLPNDFKRFKSLTTGHHIIMGRKTFESFPKPLPNRTHIIITRQTNYKAEGCIIVDSIEKAIEKCPEGEESFIIGGGEIYQLAMPFSDKIELTVVHHNFEADAFFPEIKLEDWELINSDFQPKDEKHLYDYSFDTYIRKQKIPSEK
- the era gene encoding GTPase Era; its protein translation is MTHKAGFVNIIGNPNVGKSTLMNAFVGERLSIITSKAQTTRHRILGIVNGDDFQMVLSDTPGIIKPAYEMQESMMDFVKSAFEDADVLIYMVEIGEQELKDEAFFNKIIHSKIPVLLLLNKIDNSNQEQLEQQVAFWTEKVPNAEIYPISALQNFNVPEVFQRIISLLPDSPPYYPKDQLTDKPERFFVNEIIREKILLNYSKEIPYAVEIVTEEFVETDTIIRIRSLIMVERDTQKGIVIGHKGAALKKVGMDARVDLEKFFGKQIHIELYVKVNKNWRSNANMLKRFGYNQ
- a CDS encoding isoamylase early set domain-containing protein — protein: MPIKKQFVKSKPVCKVTFSIEAKEATQVSVIGDFNNWNPEEGALSKLKNGTFKGAFDLNKDAAYEFKYLVDGEYINETEADSFKWNEFAGTENSVLEV
- the der gene encoding ribosome biogenesis GTPase Der, producing MNNIVAIVGRPNVGKSTLFNRLIQRREAIVDSVSGVTRDRNYGKSEWNGKEFSVIDTGGYVRGSDDVFEGEIRKQVELAIDEADVIIFVVDVEEGITPMDETVAKLLRKVTKPVLLAVNKVDNAMREKDAVEFYNLGLGDYYTFASISGSGTGDLLDALIDAFPEKPEPVQEEVILPRFAVVGRPNAGKSSFINALIGKDRFMVTDIAGTTRDAIDTKFDRFGFEFNLVDTAGIRRKAKVKEDLEFYSVMRSVRAIEHADICILVIDATRGFEGQDQSIFWLAEKNRKGVVILVNKWDLVEKDTMSTRDYEEKIKKELMPFTDVPILFVSALTKQRLLKALEATVKVYENRQQRIPTSKFNEFMLKVIEAYPPPATKGKYVKIKYCMQLPSPTPQFVFFANLPQYVKEPYKRYLENKIRENWDFSGVPIDIYIREK